The Actinosynnema mirum DSM 43827 genomic interval CGGGCCTGCCTGTGGTTGCCGCTGCCCATGGTGCTGCTCCTGGCGTTCGGCGTGGGCGCCGTCCTGACCGGCTGGGGCCTGCCGCCCGGCCCGCTGCTGCTCGTGGGCGTGGCGCTGCTGCTGGTCTCCGCCGCCGGCTACCCGGTGGTGCTCGACCGCGCCGACCGGGCGCACCGCGCGGCCCGGCGCGCGCCGAGGCCCGAGGTGGACGACCTGATCGCCGCGCACCGGCTGCTGAAGGTGCGGGTGGTGATCGCCACCGCCGTGCCGCTGTGCGTGTCACCCTCGGCGTTCCTGCTGGTCTGCGGCCTGGCGGTGCTGGTGCGCAAGCCGGTGACGGCGGCGCTGGCCGGCGCGGCCTCGCTCGGGTGGGCGCACGTCGCGCAGACCGGGGGCCTGCCGCACGAGGTCCCGTGGGCGCACGCGACGGCGGTCTGGCTGATCGGCCTGACGGCGGCGGCGCTGTGGCTGTCGGCGGCGGCGCACCCGGCGTGGCAGGCCGACGGCTGGGACCTCGCCGGACGCCCCCCGATCCACCCCGCTCCCCCGCCCCCGCCGTGGCTCGGCTGGCGACCACCGGAGCGCTGACCGCCGGCCCACCGACCCCCGGACCACCGGCCACTGGGCCGTTGGCCGCCGGGCAGCCGGCCCTGGCCTCAGCCGCCCCGCCTCTCGGCCCACCGACCCCCGGCCCGCCCCCGGCCGCGCAACAGCGGACAATCCTCCCGATTCGCCGAACGGCGGAGAGGGGGGACGGCATGACCACGACGGAGCTCGGGTTCGACGAGGACGAGGGCGGCCTGATGCTGGGCGCCGGCTGGCAGGACGACGAGGGCGTCCAGCGGGTGCTGCTGCTCCAGCGGGGCACGGACGAGGACCTGGAGGACGAGCACGAGATCTCCCTCGGCCTGGACACGTACTGCGTCTCGGCCAAGGGCGGCTTCACCGCCTACGGCTGCCTGAGCCGGGTGGCGCTCACCGAGGACGCGCTCACCCTGGAGTTCAGGCCCGAGGGCGCGGAGGCGCTGCACATCCCCGCCACGGCGGTGGTCCCCCTGGCGGGCACGGGCGTCGACCGCGCCACCCTGTCCGGCTGGCTGCGCGTGGTCCTGGCCTGGGGCAGGCCCGAGAAGCGCCCCGAGCTCGTCGGCCTCACCGCGCCCGGCGGCGCGCCCGACGCCTGACGCGCACCCCTGGCAGCAGTCCGCGAACAGCACACCACACCCCGCACAGCACTCCGCCCCGCCACCGAACGCGGTGGCGGGGCGGGTGCGGGACCGGCTACGCCAGCGCGGCCAGCGCCGTGTGCACCATGACGCGCACGCCGACCATCAGCGCCCGCTCGTCCAGGTTGAACGTCGGCTGGTGCAGGTCGCGCGGGGGCTCCTCGCCGTCCCACACGCCCAGGCGCGCGAACGAGCCCGGCACGTGCTCCAGGTACCAGCCGAAGTCCTCGCCGCCCGACGACTGCTGGGTGCCCGCCAGCGCGTCCTCGCCCAGCGCGGCCTCGATGCCCGCGCGCAGCAGCATGGTCGACTCGCGGTCGTTCACCACGGGCGGCACGCCCCTGCGGTGGTGCAGGTCGAAGCCGACGCCCAGCGGGGCCAGCAGGGACGACACCAGCTCCTTGACCAGCGGCTCCAGCTCGGCCCAGATGTCCCGGTCGCCGGTGCGCAGGGTCCCGCGCAGCACGCCGTCCTGCGGCACCGCGTTGGCCGCCTCGCCGGCGTGCACCGCGCCCCACACGAGCACCGTGCCGGACCTCGGGTCGACCCGGCGCGACAGCAGCGTCGGCAGCCCGGTGATCACCGTGCCGAGCGCGTGCACCAGGTCGGCGGTCAGGTGCGGGCGGGAGGTGTGGCCGCCGGGGGAGGTCAGGCGCAGCTCCAGC includes:
- a CDS encoding Imm10 family immunity protein, producing MTTTELGFDEDEGGLMLGAGWQDDEGVQRVLLLQRGTDEDLEDEHEISLGLDTYCVSAKGGFTAYGCLSRVALTEDALTLEFRPEGAEALHIPATAVVPLAGTGVDRATLSGWLRVVLAWGRPEKRPELVGLTAPGGAPDA